GTCGTTCGGTGCCGTCGTCGGCGCCACCATCGCCGACCACGACGAGGACCTCGACATCAACGGCCCCTTCCTCGTGCCCGGCTACGGCGCCCAGGGTGGCACGACCGACGACCTCGCCCGGGTCTTCGGCGCCGCCGCCCGCTGGGCGCTGCCCAGCTCCTCGCGCGAGGTGCTGCGGGCCGGCCCCGACGTCACGGCCCTGCGCGACGCGGCCCTGCGCGGCAACGACGCCGTCCGGTCCCTGGGCGCGTGAGGCGGCTCGCCCTCCTCCTGCTGCTGGCCGCCCTGGCCGACGAGGCCCCGGGCGACATCGCCGACGACTGGGCCGCGGTGATCGACCCGCTGCGCGACCTCCGGCAGGTCCTGGCCGACCACGGCGTGGACGCGTCGTCGTACGACGCACGCAAGCCGCCGGTCGGTCTCGACCGCCACGCGCGTCGGACCATCGAGGCCGCCGCCCGCCGGGCCGGCTCCGCGCGCACGGTCGAGGCGATGGCGGCCCTCGAGCACCACGCGCGGGACGTGTGCGGGACGCCGCTGTCCCGCTAGGTGACGCCCGGTGATGGTGAACGTCACGTCGACGGACCGGCGCCGAGGGCTCGATTGCCTGCCCGCTCGCGACGTGACTAGATTGAGCAACCACCGCCGGACCCCCGACCTCCCGAAGGACAGCTTTCGTGGCCTTGCCCCCTCTGACGCCCGAGCAGCGCCAGGCAGCCCTCGACAAGGCTGCGGCCTCCCGACGCGAGCGGGCCGAGGTCAAGAACCGCCTGAAGAACTCCGGCGGGTCCATCCTCGACGTGCTCCACGAGGGGCAGACCAACGAGGTCATCGGCAAGATGCGGGTCGTCGAGCTGCTCCAGTCGGTGCCCGGCCTCGGCCGCGTCCGTGCCCGCCAGGTCATGCAGCGGCTCGGCATCGCCGAGAGCCGCCGGGTCCGCGGGCTCGGCGTCAAGCAGGTCGCGGCGCTCGAGCGTGAGTTCGGCCCCGACCCGTCGTGATCGAGGCAGAGCCCGCTCCCGCGGCAAGCACCCCCACCCGCCGCTCCCGGCTGATCGTCCTCGCCGGCCCCACCGCCGTCGGCAAGGGCACCGTGGCCGCCGCCGTGCGCGAGACCCACCCGGAGGTCTGGCTGTCGGTGTCCGCGACCACCCGGCCGCCGCGGCCCGGCGAGGAGAACGGCGTCCACTACTGGTTCGTCTCCGACGAGGAGTTCGACGCCATGATCGACAAGGGCGACCTGCTGGAGTGGGCGGTCGTCCACAAGGCGGCGCGCTACGGCACTCCACGGGCCCCGGTCGAGCTCGCCGTCGCCTCCGGGCACCCGGCGATGCTGGAGATCGACCTTCAAGGCGCGCGCCAGGTGCGCGAGACGATGCCCGAGGCGCTGTTCGTCTTCCTCAAGCCGCCGTCGTGGGACGAGCTCGTACGCCGCCTCGTCGGCCGCGGCACCGAGAGCGAGGCCGAGCGCGAGCGCCGGCTCGAGACCGCGCGGGCCGAGCTGGCCGCCGAGAGCGAGTTCGACGTGACCATCGTCAACCACGAAGTTCACGCTGCTGCCGACGAGTTGGTAGCCTTGATGGTTGGTCCTGCTTCACCCTCTTCTGACTAGCGAGGCACCTGCACCGTGGCTTCTCCCAACATCGCCGCCGAGGGCGTCACCAACCCCTCGATCGACGACCTGCTCACCAAGACCGACAGCAAGTACAAGCTGGTGCTCTACAGCGCCCAGCGCGCCCGTCAGATCAACGCCTACTACTCCCAGCTCGGCGAGGGCCTCCTCGAGTACGTCGGCCCGCTCGTGGACACCCACGTGCAGGAGAAGCCGCTCTCGATCGCGCTCCGCGAGATCAACGACGACCTGCTGACCTGCGAGGACATCGACCCCGCCGCCGAGGCCGCCGCCGCCGAGGCCGCTGCCGCCGCGCCCACGGAGTGACGCGAGCCTCCTGGTGACCGCGGTCGTCCTGGGCGTCTCCGGCGGGATCGCGGCCTACAAGGCCTGCGAGCTGCTGCGCCGGTTCACCGAGTCGGGGCACGACGTCACCGTCGTGCCCACGGCCTCGGCGCTGGAGTTCGTCGGCGCCCCGACGTGGGCCGCCCTGTCGGGCAAGCCTGTCTCCGCCACGGTGTGGGCCGACGTCCACGCCGTGCCGCACGTCCAGATCGGGCAGCACGCCGACGTCGTCGTCGTGGCGCCGGCCACGGCCGACCTGCTGGCCCGGGCCGCCCACGGGCTGGCCGACGACCTGCTCACCAACACCCTGCTCACCGCACGCTGCCCGGTCGTGTTCGCCCCGGCGATGCACACCGAGATGTGGGAGCACCCGGCCACCCAGGCCAACGTCGACACCCTGCGCCGACGGGGCGCCGTGGTCATCGAGCCGGCCGAGGGCCGGCTCACGGGCGCCGACACCGGCAAGGGCCGCCTGCCCGACCCGGCCGAGATCTTCGAGCTGGTGCTCGGGGTGCTCGACCGGGGTGCCGACGCGGCGCAGGACCTCGCCGGGCGCAAGGTCGTCGTGTCCGCCGGCGGCACCCGCGAGTACCTCGACCCCGTCCGGTTCCTCGGCAACCGCTCGTCCGGGCTGCAGGGCTACGCCCTCGCCCGGGCCGCCGCCTCGCGCGGTGCGCACGTCACGCTCGTGAGCGCCAACGTGTCGCTGCCCGACCCGGCCGGCGTGGGCGTCGTACGCGTGGAGACGACCGAGCAGCTGCGCGAGGCCGTGGTGGGCGCCACGGCCACCGCCGACGCGGTCGTCATGGCGGCCGCGCCCGCCGACTTCCGGCCCACCGCCGTCAGCGACGCCAAGATCAAGAAGGCCGACGACGGCTCCGCGCCCGCCATCGAGCTGGTGCAGAACCCCGACATCCTCGCCGAGATCTCCCACGACCGGGCCCGCGCCGGAGCGGTCGTCGTCGGCTTCGCCGCCGAGACCGGTGACACCACCGGCTCCGTGCTCGAGCTCGGGCGCGCCAAGCTGGCCCGCAAGGGCTGCGACCTGCTCGTCGTCAACGACGTCAGCGGGGGAGCGGTGTTCGGCAGCACCGACAACGAGGCGGTCATCCTGGGGGCCGACGGCACCGCCGTCGAGGTCGCCCGGGGCTCCAAGACCGCCCTGGCCCACGTGATCTGGGACGAGGTCGCCCGGCGATTCGTCGGGTGAGACACACGTCCCGGATGCTGGTCAGCCGCTAGGTTTCTCCCCGACCGTTCCACACAAGAATTGAGAGCATCGTGGCTGGACGCCTGTTCACCTCCGAGTCCGTGACCGAGGGGCACCCCGACAAGATCGCCGACCGGATCAGCGACTCGGTCCTCGACCACCTCATGGCGGAGGACCCCGACCGCGCCAACCTGCGCGTCGCCGTCGAGACGCTGCTGACCACCGGCCTGGTGGTGGTGGCGGGCGAGGTGCGCACCACCGCCTACGCCCCGGTGGCCGACATCGTCCGCCGGGCGATCCTCGACATCGGCTACGACTCCTCGGAGAAGGGCTTCGACGGCACCACGTGCGGCGTCCAGGTCGCGATCGGCGCCCAGTCCAGCGACATCGCCGCCGGCGTCGACGCCGGCCACGAGTCCCGCGTGGGCGACTCCGACGACGAGCTCGACAAGCGCGGCGCCGGCGACCAGGGCCTGATGTTCGGCTACGCCTGCGACGACACCCCCGAGCTGATGCCGCTCCCGATCACCATCGCCCAGCGGCTCGCCCAGCGGCTGACGCAGGTCCGCAAGGACGGCGTCCTGCACTACCTGCGCCCCGACGGCAAGACCCAGGTCACCATCGAGTACGACGAGGACGACCGCCCGGTGCGCATCGACACCGTGGTGCTCTCCACCCAGCACGACCCCGACATCGAGCACGCCCAGCTCGAGGCCGAGATCAAGCAGCACGTGATCGACCCCGTGCTCGCCGACTTCTCGCTGCCCTCCGAGGGCTATCGGATGCTGGTCAACCCGACCGGCACCTTCGTCATCGGTGGCCCGATGGGCGACGCCGGCCTCACCGGTCGCAAGATCATCGTCGACACCTACGGCGGCATGGCGCGCCACGGCGGCGGCGCCTTCTCCGGCAAGGACCCCTCGAAGGTCGACCGCTCGGCCGCGTACGCCATGCGCTGGGTGGCGAAGAACGTCGTGGCCGCCGGGCTCGCCCGGCGCTGCGAGGCGCAGGTCGCCTACGCCATCGGCAAGGCCGCGCCGGTGGGTGTCTTCATCGAGACCTTCGGCACCGGCGTCGTGCCGGACTCGCAGATCCAGGACGCCGTGCTCGAGGTCTTCGACCTCCGCCCGGCCGCGATCATCCGCGACCTCGACCTGCTCCGCCCGATCTACGCCCAGACCTCGGCCTACGGCCACTTCGGTCGCGAGCTGCCCGACTTCACGTGGGAGACGACCGACCGCGCGGAGAAGCTGAAGGCGGCCGCGGGGGTCTGACGGCTGGGCTGACGTTGGCGGCCTGCTGACGTTGGCGCCGTCGGTTTCCCCGCATATGCGGGGAAACCCGAACTTCTCGAGCCGTACACGCCCCGAGAAGTTCACAAACTCCTCGGGGAGTCCGGCCCCGTCGGTGGCCGCTGACAGAATCGCCCGCATGACCTCCCACGACGCCCCGGAAGCAGACATGCTCCCGGGGCTTCGTGCCGCGGTGGACGACGCCCGGGCGAAGGCGGCGGCGACCCGGCGCCGCAAGGCCGCGGCGTGGGAGCCGGCCGCCACCGACCCGGTCGCGCGCGTGCTGGTCGACATCGCGCTGGCCCACCTCGACCGGCCCTTCGACTACGCGGTCCCGGTCGCCATGGCCCACACGGCCGTGCCCGGGGCGAGGGTCAAGGTGCGCTTCGCCGGGCAGGACGTCGACGGGTTCGTCGTCGAGCGCGCCGGCGAGACCGACCACACCGGCGCGCTGCAGCCACTGCGGCGCGTGGTGAGCCCCGAGCCGGTGCTCGCCCCCGAGATCGCCGAGCTGAGCGAGACCCTCGCCCGGACGTACGCCGGCGCCCGGTCCGACGTCCTGCGCCTCGCCGTCCCGCCGAGGCACGCCGCCACCGAGAAGGTGCCGTCCGAGGCCGCCCCGGCGCTTCCCGCCGCCACGACACCCCGCGCGTGGTCGGACGTCGAGCACGGAGCACCGTTCCTCCGCCGGCTGGCGGCGGGGGAGTCGCCGAAGGCCGTGTGGTCCGCCGCGCCGGGCGACGACTGGCCCGCGATGGTCGCCGAGGCGGTGGCGGCGACCTACGCCGCCGGTCGCGGCGCGCTGGTGTGCGTGCCGGACCGGCGCGACGTCACCCGCGTCGACGCCGCGCTCCGCGCGCTGCTGGGCGAGGGCCACCACGTCAGCCTCACCACCGACGGGGGACCGGCCGCCCGCTACCGCGACTTCCTCGCCGTCTCGCGCGGGGCCCGCAGGATCGTCGTCGGCACGCGTTCGGCCGCGTTCGCGCCGATCCACGACCTCGGCCTGGTCGTGCTCTGGGACGACGGCGACGACCTCCACGCCGAGCCCCGTGCGCCCTACCCCCACACCCGCGAGGTCCTCGTCACCCGGGCCGAGCAGCAGTCGACGGCGGCGCTGCTCGGCGGGTTCGCCCGGACCCCGGAGGCGCAGCAGCTGCTCGCGACCGGGTGGGCCCGCGAGCTGACCACGCCCCGCGAGGTGCTGCGTCGCCGGGTCAAGGTGGAGGCGGTGCCCGCCGAGGACCGAGCCGTCGGCACCCGCATCCCCCGCACCGCCTACGACGCCATCCGCAGCGGCCTGACGTCGGGGCCGGTGCTCGTCCAGACGCCACGCGCCGGCTACGCCGCCTCGCTGGCCTGCGACACCTGCCGTACGCCCGCCCGCTGCTCGGTGTGCAGCGGACCGCTCGCGCTGGCGGGCCCCGCCGCCCCGCCCCACTGCCGCTGGTGCGGCCACGTCGAGC
This genomic stretch from Nocardioides renjunii harbors:
- the metK gene encoding methionine adenosyltransferase, encoding MAGRLFTSESVTEGHPDKIADRISDSVLDHLMAEDPDRANLRVAVETLLTTGLVVVAGEVRTTAYAPVADIVRRAILDIGYDSSEKGFDGTTCGVQVAIGAQSSDIAAGVDAGHESRVGDSDDELDKRGAGDQGLMFGYACDDTPELMPLPITIAQRLAQRLTQVRKDGVLHYLRPDGKTQVTIEYDEDDRPVRIDTVVLSTQHDPDIEHAQLEAEIKQHVIDPVLADFSLPSEGYRMLVNPTGTFVIGGPMGDAGLTGRKIIVDTYGGMARHGGGAFSGKDPSKVDRSAAYAMRWVAKNVVAAGLARRCEAQVAYAIGKAAPVGVFIETFGTGVVPDSQIQDAVLEVFDLRPAAIIRDLDLLRPIYAQTSAYGHFGRELPDFTWETTDRAEKLKAAAGV
- the rpoZ gene encoding DNA-directed RNA polymerase subunit omega; the protein is MASPNIAAEGVTNPSIDDLLTKTDSKYKLVLYSAQRARQINAYYSQLGEGLLEYVGPLVDTHVQEKPLSIALREINDDLLTCEDIDPAAEAAAAEAAAAAPTE
- the coaBC gene encoding bifunctional phosphopantothenoylcysteine decarboxylase/phosphopantothenate--cysteine ligase CoaBC translates to MTAVVLGVSGGIAAYKACELLRRFTESGHDVTVVPTASALEFVGAPTWAALSGKPVSATVWADVHAVPHVQIGQHADVVVVAPATADLLARAAHGLADDLLTNTLLTARCPVVFAPAMHTEMWEHPATQANVDTLRRRGAVVIEPAEGRLTGADTGKGRLPDPAEIFELVLGVLDRGADAAQDLAGRKVVVSAGGTREYLDPVRFLGNRSSGLQGYALARAAASRGAHVTLVSANVSLPDPAGVGVVRVETTEQLREAVVGATATADAVVMAAAPADFRPTAVSDAKIKKADDGSAPAIELVQNPDILAEISHDRARAGAVVVGFAAETGDTTGSVLELGRAKLARKGCDLLVVNDVSGGAVFGSTDNEAVILGADGTAVEVARGSKTALAHVIWDEVARRFVG
- a CDS encoding primosomal protein N'; this translates as MTSHDAPEADMLPGLRAAVDDARAKAAATRRRKAAAWEPAATDPVARVLVDIALAHLDRPFDYAVPVAMAHTAVPGARVKVRFAGQDVDGFVVERAGETDHTGALQPLRRVVSPEPVLAPEIAELSETLARTYAGARSDVLRLAVPPRHAATEKVPSEAAPALPAATTPRAWSDVEHGAPFLRRLAAGESPKAVWSAAPGDDWPAMVAEAVAATYAAGRGALVCVPDRRDVTRVDAALRALLGEGHHVSLTTDGGPAARYRDFLAVSRGARRIVVGTRSAAFAPIHDLGLVVLWDDGDDLHAEPRAPYPHTREVLVTRAEQQSTAALLGGFARTPEAQQLLATGWARELTTPREVLRRRVKVEAVPAEDRAVGTRIPRTAYDAIRSGLTSGPVLVQTPRAGYAASLACDTCRTPARCSVCSGPLALAGPAAPPHCRWCGHVEQAWACPTCGGRGLRAPVRGEARTAEELGRTFPGTTVRSSSGERVLDTVPAAAHIVVATVGAEPVADGGYAAVVVLDTWLSLARDDMRAAEEALRRWLNAAALARPGGHVVAVGDPAHPALQALVRWDPAGYARREADERAQAHLPPAARLATVTGDLGALDDVLHLLDVPEGAEVLGPVAVGDEHRVLLRVPWTQGPALSAALGDLQRVRSARKLDPVRIQVDPLTI
- the gmk gene encoding guanylate kinase, producing the protein MIEAEPAPAASTPTRRSRLIVLAGPTAVGKGTVAAAVRETHPEVWLSVSATTRPPRPGEENGVHYWFVSDEEFDAMIDKGDLLEWAVVHKAARYGTPRAPVELAVASGHPAMLEIDLQGARQVRETMPEALFVFLKPPSWDELVRRLVGRGTESEAERERRLETARAELAAESEFDVTIVNHEVHAAADELVALMVGPASPSSD
- the mihF gene encoding integration host factor, actinobacterial type; amino-acid sequence: MALPPLTPEQRQAALDKAAASRRERAEVKNRLKNSGGSILDVLHEGQTNEVIGKMRVVELLQSVPGLGRVRARQVMQRLGIAESRRVRGLGVKQVAALEREFGPDPS